The Kordia sp. SMS9 genome window below encodes:
- a CDS encoding ABC transporter ATP-binding protein, which produces MSVVLQAKNINKYFRKPVLFHVLKDINFQITEGEFTSIMGKSGCGKSTLLYILSTMDTDYDGELYLNNELITGQPKDHLSFLRNKHIGFVFQFHYLLSEFSVMENVMLPAKKLAEKSLQEIEHDAIQKLKMLNIEHLANKKASRISGGEKQRVAIARALINNPSIIMGDEPTGNLDSNNADNVFNIFRRLSDEEKLSLLIVTHDEDFARKTDRIIEMGDGRIIS; this is translated from the coding sequence ATGAGTGTAGTTTTACAAGCAAAAAATATCAATAAGTACTTTAGAAAACCAGTGTTATTTCATGTATTGAAAGACATTAATTTTCAGATTACAGAAGGAGAATTTACCTCTATTATGGGGAAATCAGGTTGTGGAAAATCTACGTTATTATATATACTTTCCACAATGGATACCGATTACGATGGCGAATTGTATTTGAACAACGAACTTATCACAGGACAACCTAAAGATCATTTGTCATTTTTGCGGAATAAGCACATTGGTTTTGTATTTCAATTTCACTATTTACTTTCTGAATTTTCTGTAATGGAAAACGTGATGTTGCCCGCTAAGAAACTTGCAGAAAAATCATTACAAGAAATTGAACACGATGCTATTCAAAAGTTGAAAATGCTCAATATTGAACATTTAGCCAATAAGAAAGCTTCTCGAATTTCTGGTGGAGAAAAACAGCGTGTTGCCATTGCCAGAGCGTTGATTAACAATCCTTCTATTATTATGGGCGACGAACCTACAGGAAACTTGGATAGCAATAATGCAGACAATGTGTTTAACATTTTTAGGCGTTTGTCTGACGAAGAAAAATTATCGCTTCTCATTGTGACACACGATGAAGATTTTGCTCGTAAAACCGATCGTATTATTGAAATGGGTGATGGGAGAATTATTAGTTGA
- a CDS encoding Hsp20/alpha crystallin family protein, translating into MSLIKYNNRNRLFPWGNTGLRSFFDTSDFFSDDFFAEDELMPAMNIKEHEADFEVEFAAPGFTKEDFEVTLDNNILNVSGEKEKTHEEKEENYSRKEFSYNSFKRSLQLPTTVNTNQEVKATYENGILKLHLQKNEETPKNPKKVIKVQ; encoded by the coding sequence ATGTCCCTCATTAAATATAATAACAGAAACAGACTATTTCCTTGGGGAAATACAGGATTGCGAAGCTTTTTTGATACTAGCGACTTCTTTTCAGATGATTTTTTTGCAGAAGACGAGCTCATGCCAGCCATGAATATTAAAGAACATGAAGCAGACTTTGAAGTTGAATTTGCTGCACCAGGTTTTACGAAAGAAGATTTTGAAGTCACCCTTGATAACAACATTTTGAATGTTAGTGGCGAAAAAGAGAAAACGCATGAAGAAAAAGAGGAAAACTACTCTCGAAAAGAGTTTAGTTATAATTCTTTTAAAAGATCCTTACAACTTCCAACAACGGTAAATACCAATCAGGAAGTGAAAGCTACATACGAAAACGGTATTTTAAAGTTGCATCTTCAGAAAAATGAAGAAACTCCAAAAAACCCTAAGAAAGTGATTAAAGTTCAATAA